The following proteins come from a genomic window of Ornithinimicrobium cryptoxanthini:
- a CDS encoding SDR family NAD(P)-dependent oxidoreductase, translating into METPVALVVGASRGLGLLVARELLERGFLVVGCARTQADLDRAAELLAPHGPTQMLTCDVRDPQQITDLVDRVEREHGPIEVLITVAGIIQVGPAEAMTEEHFRDAVDTMLWAPVRFARAVVPGMRERGHGRIGTVTSIGGVVSPPHLLPYSVAKFGAVGFAEGLAADLAGTGVSSTTIVPGLMRTGSHERAHFTGEHEHEYAWFGPAASLPLLTVSAERAARKIVRGVLAGRPHVVIGALAHVGMRVHGIAPATTVRLMGLGNRLLPEAPGSIDESAILLGRQAMQRLSERGRRVVGTLTTWGSSAAEQFNQRRS; encoded by the coding sequence ATGGAGACCCCGGTAGCCCTCGTCGTCGGTGCCTCGCGCGGGCTCGGTCTGCTGGTCGCGCGCGAGCTCCTGGAGCGTGGCTTCCTCGTCGTGGGGTGTGCCCGCACCCAGGCCGACCTGGACCGCGCCGCCGAGCTGCTGGCGCCCCACGGTCCGACCCAGATGCTCACCTGCGACGTGCGTGACCCGCAGCAGATCACCGACCTTGTGGACCGGGTGGAGCGCGAGCACGGGCCGATCGAGGTGCTGATCACCGTGGCGGGGATCATCCAGGTGGGTCCGGCGGAGGCGATGACCGAGGAGCACTTCCGCGACGCGGTCGACACCATGTTGTGGGCTCCGGTCCGGTTCGCCCGGGCGGTCGTGCCCGGCATGCGGGAGCGGGGCCATGGACGGATCGGCACGGTGACGTCGATCGGCGGCGTGGTCTCACCGCCGCACCTGTTGCCCTACAGCGTGGCCAAGTTCGGCGCGGTCGGCTTCGCCGAGGGGCTGGCCGCCGACCTGGCCGGGACCGGGGTGAGCTCGACCACGATCGTGCCGGGTCTGATGCGCACCGGGTCGCACGAGCGGGCCCACTTCACGGGCGAGCACGAGCATGAGTACGCCTGGTTCGGCCCGGCGGCCTCTCTCCCGCTGCTCACCGTGTCGGCCGAGCGGGCTGCCCGCAAGATCGTCCGTGGCGTGCTCGCGGGTCGGCCGCACGTGGTGATCGGCGCACTGGCGCACGTCGGCATGCGGGTGCACGGCATCGCGCCAGCTACCACGGTGCGGCTCATGGGGCTGGGCAACCGGCTGCTCCCCGAGGCACCGGGATCGATCGACGAGTCCGCGATTCTCCTCGGCCGGCAGGCCATGCAGCGCCTCTCCGAGCGTGGCCGGCGCGTCGTGGGCACCCTGACCACGTGGGGCTCCAGTGCGGCCGAGCAGTTCAACCAGCGCCGGTCCTAG
- a CDS encoding zinc-dependent alcohol dehydrogenase codes for MKALTWQGLGDVRIDEVADPVIKDPTDCIVRVTSTAICGSDLHLYNVLAPYLQPGDILGHEFMGIVEEVGPEVGNLRAGDRVVVPFNISCGRCWMCSRGLFAQCETTQVRDQNKGAALFGYTSLYGSVPGGQAELVRVPHADFGPVKLEHDHEDERYLYLSDILPTAWQGVQYADVPEGGSLAVIGLGPVGQLAVRAARHLGIEQVIGVDLVDERLALAREHGATTVDRRSVKDVGDALRELTDGRGPDSVLEAVGMEAHGNPVAHGIIATAARAPKPLARKTIETVGIDRLDALHTSIDAVRRGGTVSISGVYGGSADPMPMLTLFDKGVQMRMGQCHVRRWTPELHDLVAGADDVLALESLATHRGPLSEAPDAYRMFREKSDGCIKVILQP; via the coding sequence ATGAAGGCACTCACCTGGCAAGGACTCGGCGACGTTCGCATCGACGAGGTGGCCGACCCGGTCATCAAGGACCCCACCGACTGCATCGTGCGGGTGACCTCCACCGCGATCTGCGGATCCGACCTGCATCTCTACAACGTCCTGGCGCCCTATCTCCAGCCCGGCGACATCCTCGGGCATGAGTTCATGGGCATCGTCGAGGAGGTCGGGCCGGAGGTGGGCAACCTGCGGGCAGGCGACCGGGTGGTCGTGCCGTTCAACATCTCCTGCGGCCGGTGCTGGATGTGCTCGCGCGGGCTGTTCGCCCAGTGCGAGACCACCCAGGTGCGCGACCAGAACAAGGGTGCGGCGCTGTTCGGCTACACCTCGCTCTATGGGTCTGTCCCCGGCGGCCAGGCCGAGCTGGTCCGTGTGCCGCACGCCGACTTCGGGCCGGTGAAGCTGGAGCATGACCACGAGGATGAGCGCTATCTGTATCTCTCCGACATCCTCCCCACCGCCTGGCAGGGTGTGCAGTATGCCGACGTGCCGGAGGGCGGATCGCTGGCCGTGATCGGTCTGGGACCCGTGGGCCAGCTCGCGGTCCGGGCTGCTCGGCACCTGGGCATCGAGCAGGTGATCGGCGTGGACCTGGTCGACGAGCGACTCGCCCTCGCGCGGGAGCATGGCGCCACGACGGTGGACCGCCGTTCCGTCAAGGACGTGGGCGACGCGTTGCGGGAGCTGACGGACGGGCGCGGACCCGACTCGGTCCTGGAGGCCGTCGGCATGGAGGCGCACGGCAACCCGGTGGCCCACGGCATCATCGCCACGGCCGCTCGCGCACCGAAACCTTTGGCGCGCAAGACGATTGAGACAGTCGGCATTGACCGCCTCGATGCCCTGCACACCAGCATCGACGCCGTCCGCCGCGGCGGCACCGTGTCGATCTCCGGGGTCTATGGCGGCAGCGCCGACCCGATGCCGATGCTGACGCTGTTCGACAAGGGCGTGCAGATGCGGATGGGCCAGTGCCACGTGCGTCGCTGGACGCCCGAGCTGCACGACCTCGTGGCAGGCGCCGACGACGTGCTGGCTCTGGAGTCGTTGGCCACGCATCGGGGGCCCCTGTCCGAGGCACCCGATGCCTATCGGATGTTTCGCGAGAAGTCCGACGGGTGCATCAAGGTCATCTTGCAGCCATGA
- a CDS encoding sensor histidine kinase → MPQSAPPPSATPQGATPSATPRRARRAWSVRFRVIALVVAMLALGLTVAGAVTFTVQFNQLNQRIETELLQEVEEFRNLAQRGPTPGEGPFTDLDDLFLAFLQASVPGEHESMVTMTDGQTAFYPGGELSFDLNVPEIRAEVARLHEPGRAVITDFDLNGRQLRMVVAAVSVPQDTRQGAFVVAIDAGAQRRIIWNQMGTYALVALGTMILTGLTGYLVAGRLLRPLDELSRATATINTDDLTGRVAIRAADNDVAQLAENFNQMLDRLEAGVADQRQFLDDAAHELRTPLTIIRGNLELMEVGDAEDVDSTRTLVLEELDRMKRLVDDLLMLARSQRPGFVEFASVDVLTLGHEIRDRVHLLADRRWNTLVTAHGSILGDRQRLQQAVLQLAANAAKFSPPGSVIDVRLDWSPPSAEVMEELQPAAPTYLVLSVQDRGSGIPPEEIGRIFDRFGRADQHRRVEGSGLGLTIVMAIAQAHRGTVTVDSQAGVGSTFRLWVPAVM, encoded by the coding sequence ATGCCGCAGAGCGCGCCACCGCCCAGCGCGACACCGCAGGGCGCCACGCCCAGCGCGACACCGCGCCGGGCGCGACGTGCCTGGTCCGTCCGCTTCCGGGTGATCGCTCTGGTGGTCGCCATGCTGGCGCTCGGTCTGACGGTCGCGGGCGCGGTGACCTTCACGGTCCAGTTCAACCAGCTCAACCAGCGGATCGAGACCGAGCTGCTCCAGGAGGTCGAGGAGTTCCGCAACCTGGCCCAGCGTGGCCCGACCCCGGGCGAGGGACCGTTCACCGACCTTGACGACCTCTTCCTTGCCTTCCTGCAGGCCTCGGTGCCGGGTGAGCACGAGTCGATGGTCACGATGACCGACGGGCAGACCGCGTTCTATCCCGGCGGTGAGCTCAGTTTCGACCTCAACGTCCCAGAGATTCGTGCAGAGGTGGCCCGCCTCCACGAGCCGGGCCGCGCAGTCATCACCGACTTCGACCTGAACGGCCGCCAGTTGCGCATGGTGGTGGCAGCCGTGTCCGTGCCCCAGGACACCCGACAGGGCGCCTTCGTGGTGGCCATCGACGCCGGCGCTCAGCGCCGCATCATCTGGAACCAGATGGGCACCTATGCGCTGGTCGCGCTGGGCACCATGATCCTGACGGGACTCACCGGCTACCTCGTGGCCGGGCGGCTGCTGCGTCCTCTTGATGAGCTCTCCCGCGCAACAGCCACCATCAACACCGATGACCTGACGGGCCGGGTCGCCATCCGGGCGGCAGACAACGACGTGGCCCAGCTGGCCGAGAACTTCAACCAGATGCTGGACCGCCTGGAGGCGGGCGTCGCCGACCAGCGACAGTTCCTCGACGATGCCGCCCACGAGCTGCGCACGCCGCTGACCATCATCCGGGGCAACCTTGAGCTGATGGAGGTCGGAGACGCCGAGGACGTCGACTCGACCCGCACCCTGGTGCTCGAGGAGCTGGACCGCATGAAGCGGCTGGTCGACGACCTGCTGATGCTGGCTCGTTCGCAGCGCCCCGGTTTTGTGGAGTTCGCGTCGGTCGATGTGCTCACCCTCGGTCACGAGATCCGAGACCGGGTGCACCTGCTGGCAGACCGCCGGTGGAACACCCTGGTCACGGCACACGGCTCGATCCTGGGCGACCGTCAGCGACTGCAGCAGGCCGTGCTCCAGCTGGCGGCCAACGCGGCCAAGTTTTCCCCGCCGGGGAGCGTGATCGACGTGCGTCTGGACTGGTCTCCACCCTCTGCAGAGGTGATGGAGGAACTGCAACCGGCGGCGCCGACATACCTCGTCCTGTCGGTCCAGGACCGTGGTTCGGGCATCCCACCTGAGGAGATCGGACGCATCTTTGACCGGTTTGGTCGCGCCGACCAGCACCGCCGCGTTGAGGGCTCCGGCCTGGGGCTGACGATCGTGATGGCCATCGCGCAGGCGCACCGTGGGACGGTCACCGTCGACTCCCAGGCAGGTGTCGGCAGCACCTTCCGGCTCTGGGTCCCAGCAGTGATGTGA
- a CDS encoding glycosyltransferase family 2 protein, with amino-acid sequence MKTALITTVRREHDELLDQVGGISLGAVVPDFHVVIALADRAVTQGRLPITSDRWETLIDGLPTVKQQLPTARALHLGVTTALDAGAELLIFIEPTSIPDQHLVARFAERVQRGGHPRPVLWYAETGRLPPAGPGGYELARLSEHVRGQSQLLPPGVEEVYAQGAAFTSPCFAMTREDYVAAGGLCTDYVSGLGHDTDLATAVIGAGGDVVRVTGATAYQRHQPTTMPDKVTLASAATNATLYHQRWGRWPDVRWLTELVDANLVRLHEDGTCVVVSGAAELMAAR; translated from the coding sequence ATGAAGACTGCCCTGATTACCACCGTGCGCCGGGAGCACGATGAGCTCCTAGACCAGGTCGGCGGGATCTCCCTCGGGGCCGTCGTGCCCGACTTCCATGTCGTGATCGCCCTCGCGGACCGCGCGGTGACCCAGGGTCGCCTGCCGATCACCAGTGACAGGTGGGAGACGCTGATCGACGGACTGCCGACCGTCAAGCAGCAGCTCCCCACGGCACGCGCCCTCCACCTCGGGGTCACCACGGCACTGGACGCCGGCGCCGAGCTGCTCATCTTCATCGAGCCGACCTCGATCCCGGACCAGCACCTCGTCGCGCGGTTCGCGGAACGCGTCCAGCGGGGTGGCCACCCTCGCCCTGTGCTGTGGTATGCCGAGACCGGACGGTTGCCGCCTGCCGGACCGGGTGGCTATGAGCTCGCCAGGCTGTCCGAGCACGTCCGCGGCCAGTCGCAGCTGCTGCCGCCGGGCGTGGAGGAGGTCTATGCCCAGGGCGCGGCGTTCACCAGCCCCTGTTTCGCGATGACCCGCGAGGACTACGTCGCTGCCGGTGGGTTGTGCACCGACTATGTCAGCGGCCTGGGCCACGACACCGACCTGGCCACAGCGGTGATCGGTGCCGGAGGTGATGTGGTGCGGGTGACCGGTGCCACGGCATACCAGCGACACCAGCCCACCACCATGCCAGATAAGGTCACCCTCGCGTCGGCCGCCACCAACGCGACCCTCTATCACCAACGATGGGGTCGCTGGCCGGATGTCCGGTGGCTCACCGAGCTGGTCGATGCCAACCTGGTGCGCCTCCACGAGGACGGCACGTGCGTCGTGGTGAGCGGCGCGGCGGAGCTCATGGCTGCAAGATGA
- a CDS encoding WhiB family transcriptional regulator — protein sequence MSAQWDWQHEGLCRTRSPELFFHPDGERGAVKRAREERATALCHACPVMEQCRAHALGVPEPYGVWGGLTEEEREQILSAADVRSVG from the coding sequence GTGAGCGCACAGTGGGACTGGCAGCACGAAGGACTGTGCCGCACCCGCAGCCCGGAACTCTTCTTCCACCCCGACGGTGAGCGTGGCGCGGTCAAGCGCGCCCGCGAGGAGCGCGCCACGGCCCTCTGCCACGCGTGCCCGGTGATGGAGCAGTGCCGGGCCCACGCGCTCGGCGTCCCCGAACCCTATGGCGTGTGGGGAGGACTGACCGAGGAGGAGCGCGAGCAGATCCTCAGCGCTGCCGACGTGAGGAGCGTGGGATGA
- a CDS encoding response regulator transcription factor, whose translation MSKILIAEDEERIAQFVAKGLKAAGYQTHVVGDGVSALEHASSGDYDLMVLDVGMPKMDGFTVLRVLRTLEHDIPIIMVTARDAVTDTVAGLEGGADDYLTKPFKFEELLARVRTRLRPRAGGSESTVLRHGDLSLDLTTRIATVGSKEVDLSPREFSMVREFLEHPGQVLSREQLLSRVWGYDFDGASNVVDVYIRYLRNKLGSERFDTVRGVGYRLTEGSG comes from the coding sequence ATGTCGAAAATCCTGATTGCCGAGGACGAGGAGCGCATTGCGCAGTTCGTCGCCAAGGGGCTCAAGGCGGCCGGCTACCAGACCCACGTCGTGGGGGACGGGGTCAGCGCGCTGGAGCACGCCTCCAGTGGCGACTACGACCTGATGGTGCTCGACGTGGGGATGCCCAAGATGGACGGCTTCACGGTGCTGCGTGTCCTGCGCACTCTGGAGCACGACATCCCGATCATCATGGTCACGGCGCGCGATGCGGTGACCGACACGGTCGCGGGTCTGGAGGGAGGGGCCGACGACTACCTGACCAAGCCGTTCAAGTTCGAGGAGCTGCTCGCCCGGGTGCGCACTCGGCTGCGTCCGCGGGCCGGCGGCTCCGAGTCGACCGTGCTCAGGCACGGCGACCTGTCCCTGGACCTGACGACCCGTATCGCGACGGTCGGGTCCAAGGAGGTCGACCTGTCCCCCCGGGAGTTCTCGATGGTGCGCGAGTTCCTGGAGCACCCCGGTCAGGTGCTCTCCCGTGAGCAGCTCCTCTCACGAGTGTGGGGTTATGACTTCGACGGTGCCTCCAACGTCGTCGACGTCTATATCCGCTATCTGCGCAACAAGCTGGGCAGCGAGCGGTTCGACACCGTGCGCGGCGTCGGCTACCGCCTCACGGAGGGCAGTGGGTGA
- a CDS encoding DsbA family oxidoreductase — MAKTLKVDIWSDIACPWCYIGKRKFERAVEEFSADGREVEVEYHSFELAPDTPVDFEGSEVDFLVAHKGMPAEQVEQMLSQVSSIASSVGLDYDFESMQHTNTVRAHQVLHLAKGKGLQVELKERLLKAYFEQGRHVGRAEELADLAAEVGLDRDEVLSALESEEFLPDVRADIAQARNYGISGVPFFVLDRKFGVSGAQETTTFVQALGQAWDEQDAV; from the coding sequence GTGGCAAAGACTCTGAAGGTTGACATCTGGTCCGACATCGCCTGCCCGTGGTGCTACATCGGCAAGCGCAAGTTTGAGCGAGCCGTGGAGGAGTTCAGCGCGGACGGCCGCGAGGTGGAGGTGGAGTACCACTCCTTCGAGCTGGCGCCGGACACCCCGGTCGACTTCGAGGGCAGCGAGGTGGACTTCCTGGTCGCGCACAAGGGGATGCCGGCTGAGCAGGTCGAGCAGATGCTGTCCCAGGTCTCCTCGATCGCCAGCTCGGTCGGCCTCGACTATGACTTCGAGTCGATGCAGCACACCAACACGGTGCGCGCCCACCAGGTGCTGCACCTGGCCAAGGGCAAGGGCCTGCAGGTCGAGCTCAAGGAACGCCTGCTGAAGGCCTACTTCGAGCAGGGCCGGCACGTCGGCCGCGCGGAGGAGCTGGCCGACCTCGCCGCCGAGGTCGGGCTGGACCGCGACGAGGTGCTGAGCGCGCTGGAGTCCGAGGAGTTCCTGCCCGACGTGCGCGCCGACATCGCCCAGGCCCGGAACTACGGCATCAGTGGCGTCCCCTTCTTCGTCCTGGACCGCAAGTTCGGCGTCTCGGGGGCGCAGGAGACGACCACCTTCGTCCAGGCGCTCGGCCAGGCCTGGGACGAGCAGGACGCGGTATGA
- a CDS encoding MFS transporter: MTTAQQPAPLGSASVGSAPVTLGAAPVEAPRTPLGLITLALIVGGFAIGTTEFVTMGLLPQIASGLAVSIPTAGHTISAYAVGVVVGTPLVAVLGARWPRRGLALALMAVFAVGNIASSVAASYESLVLARFLAGLPHGAFFGVSALIVASVAPAHQRGRAVSRVMLGIPIANMIGVPAATWLGQEVGWRSAYWLVAGLAVLTIALVALWVPVTPGNLQASGRRELAALRSAQLWLTLAVGAVGFGGMFAMYSYIAPTVTDVTGLAESAVPWFLLAFGLGGALGSLVGGWLADWSVLRGLVLSLVGVGAVLALFTLTAQWAWPAVLTVFLVSVMASSLVVVLQLRLMQVAGDAETIGAASNHAALNMANALGAWLGGLVIAAGWGYQAASWVGVALSLGGLVFLGASLLLHRRGGGGRGCGQGGGTVGGV; this comes from the coding sequence ATGACGACTGCCCAGCAACCCGCGCCGCTCGGCTCGGCCTCGGTCGGCTCGGCGCCGGTCACGCTGGGTGCCGCCCCGGTGGAGGCACCTCGCACACCGCTGGGGCTGATCACCCTCGCGCTGATCGTCGGCGGGTTCGCGATCGGCACCACCGAGTTCGTCACCATGGGACTGCTGCCGCAGATCGCGAGCGGCCTGGCCGTCTCCATCCCGACCGCAGGCCACACCATCTCGGCGTATGCCGTGGGTGTCGTGGTCGGCACTCCTCTGGTCGCCGTCCTCGGCGCCCGGTGGCCGCGTCGGGGCCTGGCGCTGGCACTCATGGCTGTCTTTGCGGTCGGCAACATCGCCAGCTCCGTTGCTGCGAGCTATGAGTCTCTGGTCCTGGCCCGCTTCCTCGCCGGCCTGCCCCACGGTGCCTTCTTCGGCGTCTCCGCGCTCATCGTCGCGTCCGTCGCCCCTGCCCACCAGCGCGGCCGTGCGGTCAGCCGGGTGATGCTCGGCATCCCCATCGCCAACATGATCGGTGTCCCGGCCGCCACCTGGCTGGGCCAGGAGGTCGGCTGGCGCTCGGCATACTGGCTGGTCGCCGGGCTCGCGGTGCTGACCATCGCCCTGGTCGCCCTCTGGGTGCCGGTGACGCCCGGGAACCTGCAGGCCAGCGGCCGTCGCGAGCTGGCAGCGCTGCGCAGCGCCCAGCTCTGGCTCACTCTTGCCGTGGGGGCCGTGGGCTTCGGCGGGATGTTTGCGATGTACTCCTACATCGCCCCGACGGTGACTGATGTGACCGGTCTGGCGGAGTCAGCGGTGCCGTGGTTCCTGCTCGCCTTCGGCCTCGGCGGCGCGCTCGGCAGCCTGGTCGGTGGGTGGCTGGCGGACTGGTCGGTGCTCCGTGGCCTCGTGCTCAGCCTCGTGGGCGTCGGCGCCGTCCTGGCACTGTTCACCCTGACCGCCCAGTGGGCCTGGCCGGCCGTGCTGACCGTCTTCCTGGTGTCGGTCATGGCCTCGTCGTTGGTCGTGGTCCTGCAGCTGCGTCTGATGCAGGTGGCCGGCGACGCCGAGACGATCGGCGCGGCCAGCAACCACGCGGCCCTGAACATGGCTAATGCGCTCGGCGCGTGGCTCGGCGGCCTGGTGATCGCGGCCGGCTGGGGCTATCAGGCCGCCAGCTGGGTCGGCGTGGCCCTGTCTCTTGGCGGGCTCGTGTTCCTCGGCGCCTCACTGCTGCTGCACCGACGGGGCGGTGGTGGGCGGGGTTGTGGACAAGG